A DNA window from Maribellus comscasis contains the following coding sequences:
- the rsmA gene encoding 16S rRNA (adenine(1518)-N(6)/adenine(1519)-N(6))-dimethyltransferase RsmA, translating to MNIVRPKKKLGQHFLKDQNIARKIVDSLGTTEPNVLEVGPGMGVLTQFLLERPELNVHVIEIDKESVEYLYQNFPALENHIYSEDFLKFNFPDLFEGKFNIIGNFPYNISSQIFFRVLEFRNRIPEVVGMIQKEVAERINAGHGNKTYGILSVLLQTFYQIEYLFTVSEQVFTPPPKVKSAVIRLVRNDRTDLPCDETLFFKVVKAAFNQRRKMLRNSLKEICIDLPAEYAEKRPEQLSVDDYIELTCGIENQIKKTGHAI from the coding sequence ATGAATATTGTAAGACCCAAAAAAAAACTTGGTCAGCATTTTTTGAAAGATCAGAATATTGCACGTAAAATTGTTGACAGTCTGGGAACTACCGAACCCAATGTGTTAGAAGTAGGACCCGGGATGGGAGTGCTGACACAGTTTTTGCTTGAACGTCCCGAACTTAATGTTCATGTTATAGAAATAGACAAGGAATCGGTTGAGTATTTATATCAAAATTTTCCGGCGCTGGAAAATCATATTTATTCTGAAGATTTTTTGAAATTTAATTTTCCCGATCTTTTCGAAGGAAAGTTCAATATCATAGGGAACTTTCCCTACAACATTTCTTCTCAAATATTTTTCCGGGTTCTTGAATTCAGAAACCGGATCCCCGAGGTTGTCGGAATGATTCAGAAAGAGGTAGCCGAAAGAATTAACGCCGGCCACGGAAATAAGACCTATGGAATCTTGAGTGTGTTGCTTCAAACTTTTTATCAGATAGAATATCTTTTTACGGTTTCCGAACAGGTTTTTACTCCCCCTCCAAAAGTAAAATCGGCGGTAATCCGTTTAGTGCGCAACGACCGGACCGATTTGCCGTGTGATGAAACGCTTTTTTTTAAAGTAGTAAAAGCGGCTTTCAACCAGCGGCGAAAGATGCTTCGGAACTCTCTGAAGGAAATTTGTATTGATCTTCCCGCCGAATATGCTGAAAAAAGACCTGAGCAGCTCTCTGTTGATGACTACATTGAATTAACTTGCGGAATTGAAAATCAAATCAAAAAGACAGGACATGCAATTTGA
- the mgtE gene encoding magnesium transporter: protein MQFEISREYIDHIKELVENDNKNELQQLMEELHPADIAEVMDDLSMDEAKYIYLLLDGEKASDVLVEIPENDRRRFLKVLPPEFIASKFIEYMDSDDAADVVAALDDDVKKEVLNEIEDIEQAGDIVDLLEYEEDSAGGIMAKELVVVNTNWTVATCLKEISRQAEEVDEIYYIYVVDDAEKLKGVLSLKKLILNNTNTKISNIYNPDVKMVDTSTRQEEVAEIMDKYDLVAIPVVDEIGRLKGRITFDDVIDFVREEAEKDYQMVSGITGDVEPGDKVWELLRARFPWLLIGLLGGIMGALVLGSHEDALSKVTELAFFIPLIAAMAGNVGVQSSSIVVQSIASGVKDIESTSKKLIKEISVALLTASIFAILIFIYNYFTQGNMDLTFSVSISLFIVIIFASFFGTTIPLILHRLKIDPALATGPFITTMNDICGLLIYLMIGKMFFEFL from the coding sequence ATGCAATTTGAAATTTCAAGAGAATATATCGATCACATCAAAGAACTTGTTGAAAACGACAACAAGAACGAATTGCAGCAGTTGATGGAGGAACTCCACCCCGCTGACATTGCAGAGGTAATGGATGATTTGAGCATGGACGAAGCCAAATACATCTACTTGCTTCTTGACGGAGAAAAGGCTTCTGATGTTTTGGTTGAAATTCCCGAAAACGACCGGCGAAGATTCCTGAAGGTATTGCCACCCGAGTTTATTGCCAGTAAGTTTATCGAATACATGGACTCTGATGATGCGGCGGATGTTGTTGCAGCTTTGGATGACGATGTAAAAAAAGAGGTTTTAAACGAGATTGAGGATATTGAGCAGGCCGGCGATATTGTTGACCTTTTGGAATATGAAGAAGACTCTGCCGGGGGAATTATGGCAAAAGAACTGGTGGTGGTAAATACAAACTGGACCGTTGCCACCTGTTTAAAAGAAATTAGCCGGCAGGCCGAGGAGGTAGATGAAATCTACTATATTTATGTGGTCGACGATGCCGAAAAACTGAAGGGTGTTCTTTCACTCAAAAAACTCATTCTGAACAATACAAATACAAAAATTTCGAATATCTATAACCCGGATGTAAAAATGGTTGATACCAGTACCCGGCAGGAAGAAGTAGCGGAAATTATGGATAAATACGACTTGGTTGCGATTCCTGTGGTTGACGAAATTGGTCGGTTGAAAGGTAGGATTACCTTTGACGATGTCATTGATTTTGTGCGTGAAGAGGCCGAGAAAGATTACCAAATGGTATCGGGTATTACCGGCGATGTTGAACCGGGCGATAAGGTTTGGGAGCTACTACGGGCACGTTTCCCCTGGTTGTTAATCGGGCTGCTTGGCGGGATTATGGGAGCACTTGTTTTGGGAAGCCATGAAGATGCATTGAGTAAAGTCACCGAACTGGCGTTTTTTATACCCTTAATTGCTGCAATGGCGGGAAATGTGGGAGTACAGTCGTCCTCGATTGTGGTGCAAAGCATTGCCAGCGGCGTGAAAGATATTGAATCGACGTCTAAAAAATTAATAAAGGAAATTTCAGTGGCCTTATTAACCGCTTCTATTTTTGCGATACTTATTTTTATCTACAATTATTTTACACAGGGGAATATGGATCTTACTTTTTCTGTGTCTATTTCTTTGTTTATTGTAATTATATTCGCGTCATTTTTTGGAACCACAATTCCATTAATATTGCATCGTTTAAAAATAGATCCAGCACTTGCAACAGGACCTTTTATAACTACAATGAACGACATTTGCGGCTTGCTTATTTATCTGATGA